TGAACCCGCGCCTTGAGGCCATCCCGGGCTCGCTGATCCGGGAGCTGAACGCTCGCAAGCGGCCGGAGCACGTCGATCTGGGACTTGGCGAGCCCCTCCTGCTGCCCGATGCGTCGCTCCTGGCGGAAGCGGCCGCCTGGGCGGCCGAGAGCGGCTGCCGCTACGGCCCCAACGCGGGCCTGCCCGAGCCGCGCGCCGCCGTGGCGAGCTACCTGGGGGACGTCGCTCCCGACCGCGTCATCCTGACCAACGGCTCGCAGGAGGCCATTTTCCTCGCCATCAAGACCGTCTGCGATCCGGCCAGGCACGAGGTGCTCGTCGTGGAACCCGCCTACCCGCTCTACCGCAAGATAGCGCAGCTGGAAGGTATCGCGTGCCGCTCTGTCGCTTGCGAGGCGGCGTCGGACTTCGCGTTCGACCCCGCCGCGATCCTGGCCGAAGTCACGCCCGCCACGCGGCTGATCGTCGTGTGCTCGCCCTGCAACCCCACCGGCCGGATCGCCGGGGCCGCGATCCTCGGCGCGCTCGCGGCGGGCCTGGAGAGGCTGTCGGATCCGCCCTATGTGCTGATGGACGAGGCGTATCGCGAGCTGTACTACACCCCCGAGGCGCCGCCGCGCATGCAAGCGTTCTACTCCCGGACCCTGGTCGCGGGCAGTCTTTCCAAGAGCAATGCCCTGACCGGGTTGCGCCTGGGCTGGTTGCTGGCGCCGGAAGACTTCGCGCCGCTCGCGACCAAGGTCCACCAGTTCCTGCTAACGTCGGCCAACGTCGTGGGCCAACGCGTCGCGCAGTTGCTGCTGGAGCGGGCGTTGCTCGGCGCGCATCGGCCGCATTACGCGCGGCAGCGGGCGGCGTTCGAAGAGGCGCTGCGGGCGCATGGCCTGGCCTTCGTGCCCCCGGAGGGCGCGTTCTATGCGCTGGTCCGCCTCCCGCCGCGCCTCGCGGGCGACTCGATCGCCGCGGCCCGCGCGCTGGTGGACGAGGGCGGTGTGGTGGCGATCCCGGGCCGCGCCTTCGGCGCCTGCGCCGAGGGCTTCCTGCGTTGCAGCTTCGTGGCCGCGCCCCCCGCCCTGGCCGCCGGGGCGAAACGCATCGCGGGGTTTGTCGCATGATCCGGCTCTCCCGCCGGCTCGCGGATCTGCCGCCCTACCTGTTTGCCGGCCTCAACCGCCGGGCCGCCGAGGCGCGCCGAAGCGGCGCCGACGTGATCAACCTGGCTGCCGGCGATCCCGACCTCCCGCCCCTTCCCCACGTGGTGGCGGCCCTGCGCGAGGCCGTCGGCGACCCGGCGCAGCACCGCTATCCCCCGTACGAGGGCACCGACGCCCTGCTTGCCGCGGGCGCCCGCTACTACCGGCGCCGCTTCGGCGTGGGTGTCGACCCGGAACGCGAGGCCGTGGTGCTCATCGGCGCCAAGGAGGGATTGGCGCACGCCGCCCACGCCCTGCTCGATCCCGGGGATCTGGCGCTCGTACCCGATCCCGCCTACCCGGTGTACGCGAGCCAGGTGCGACTGTGCGGCGCCCAGGTGAGGTCGGTGCCGCTGGCGCGGGAAGACGGCTGGATGGTGGACTTCTCCCGCGTCGATCCGACCGGCGCCAGCGTGCTCTTCCTCAACTACCCGACCAACCCCACGGGCGCGACGTGCCCGCCGGAGCATCTCGCCGAGGCGGTGGCGTTCTGCCGCGATCATGGCCTGGTGCTGGTGCACGATCTGGCCTACGCCGAGATCACCTTCGACGGCCACGTGGCGCCCTCGGTGCTGCAGGTGCCGGGCGCGAGCGAGGTCGCCATCGAGATCAACAGCCTCTCGAAGACCTACCGCATGCCCGGCATGCGCGTGGGGTTCGCGGTGGGGAATCCCGAGGTCGTCGGGGCCATCCGCACTCTCAAGAGCCACTCCGACACGGGGCAGTTCCGCGCCGTTCAGGCCGCCGCCGTGGCCGCCCTCGACGGGCCGCAGGATCACCTGGATGAAGATCGATCCGTCTATCAGCGGCGTCGCGACCGGATCGTTGCGGGCCTAAAGGCGGCCGGCCTCGATCCGGACGTGCCTGGCGGGGCGCTGTACGTCTGGGCGCGCGTCCCGCCGGGCCATCACGCGGTTTCGTATGCCGAACTCGCCCTCGACCGGGCCGGCGTGCTGCTGACGCCCGGTATCGGCTACGGCCGCCGGGGCTGGGACTTCGTGCGCGTGGCGCTCACGTGCGACGATGCCCGGCTGGAAGAAGCGCTCGGCCGGCTCGCGGGGCTGGCGCCGTGACGAATGCCGTGATCCGGGCGCGAGGCCTCTGCAAGCGGTACGGGAGCCTCGAGGCGGTGAAATGCATCGACTTCGAGGTACCCGGGGGGCGCTGCTTCGGCTTCCTCGGGCCAAACGGCGCGGGCAAGACCTCGACGATGCGGATGGTGACGGTGCAGATCCCCCCGACGGCCGGGGAACTCGAGGTCCTGGGCCTGGACGCCTGTCGCGAGGCGCGGCGGATCAAGGCGCGCATCGGCGTGGTCCCGCAGGACAACAACCTGGATCCCGACTTCACGGCCTTCGAGAACCTGGTGGTCTATGCCGGGTACTTCTCGCTGCGCGGCGCCATGGCGCGGGAGCGGGCGCGGGCCCTGCTCGAGCAGTTCCAGCTCGAGGACAAGGCCGGCACGCGGGTCACCGAGCTTTCAGGCGGGATGCGCCGCCGCCTGGTCATCGCGCGGGCGCTGATCAACCAGCCCGAGCTGCTCATCCTCGACGAGCCGACGACCGGCCTGGATCCCCAGGCGCGCCACCTCCTGTGGCAGAAGCTGCGGCAGTTGCGGGATCAGGGTGTCACGATGGTCTTGTCCACCCACTACATGGACGAGGCGGCCCAGCTCTGCGACGACCTGGTGGTGATGGACCAGGGCGCGATCATCGCGAGGGGGGCCCCGCGCGACCTGGTGAGCCGCCACGTCAGCCCTACCGTCCTGGAACTGCGGGTCAACGCCGAGGATCCCGCGCCGTGGCTCGAAGGGGCCCGGGCGCGCGTGGAGCGCCTGGAGCGGGTCGGCGACATGATCTACCTCTACAGCCGCGACGGAGAGGAGCTCCTGCACGACATGCGGCCGCACGCCCTGTCCGCCCTGCTGCGTCCCGCCTCGCTCGAGGACGTCTTCCTCATCCTCACGGGACGCAATCTCAACGCCTACCAGTAGTGCTAAGATCAGCGACATGAACGCAGACTTCGATGCCATCCTGGCCGATTTCACGTGCTGGAACTGCGGGCGCGGCCAGAAGGTCGAGATCCAGACCAAGCTGCACCAGGGTCGGCGCCACCGGACGTTGGGCGTCGGGGACGAGCTGCGCGTGGGCGATCCGGGGGATCGCGAGTCCTTCTTCTACGAGATCGTGCTCAATCCGCCCGAGGAGGATGGCACGGTGAACGCCGCCTACGACTGGCGCTGCGACAAGTGCAAGCTCACCAACTGGGCGTGCATGCGCGTGGCGGGCCACAAGCTTGCCGGCGTCGAGCCCCTCATGTGGGACGAGGCGAATGTCGAGAGCGTCAACCTGATCGATGCGGGCGCCCTCACCAGCTACCTTTTCCGGGACGCGGGCATGGACTGCTGGATCAACCAGATCACCCTCGAGGTCCACGCCCGCCGCAAGAAGGGCAGCTCCAGCGTCGAGCCCTACAAGGAGACGCTGTCCAACATGCTCCCGGGCCGCTTCCGGACGTTGCTGGCCAGCGCCCGCTTCAACCAGGAGAACCCGTACAAGAAGGAAGAGTACGTGCCGATCTTCGCGTACAACGAGCAGGAGTTGAAGCGCGAACTGATCAACACCGCCAGGATGTACCGGGCCTACCCGGCCGACTTCCCGCGCTACGTCCCGGCGTCGCTGTAACTCAGCGCTTCAGCGCCAGCGTCAACCCGTCCCCGACCGGCAGGAGCGAGACGTCCACGCGTTCGTCCGCATGCACGAAGGAATTGAACTCGCGGATCGCCGCGGTGGACTCGTCGGTGTCGGAAGGATCGGCCACGGCCCCGCTCCAGAGCGTGTTGTCCACGAGGATGAGGCCCCCCGGGCGGAGCAGTTGCAGCGCTCTTTCGTAGTAGGCCAGGTAGCGCTCCTTGTCGGCATCGATGAACGCCATGTCGAACGTGCCCGCTTCGCCGGCCGCCAGCAGGGCGTCGAGGGTTTCGAGGGCCGGGGCCACCCGCAGGTCCACGCGGTCGGCCACGCCGGCCTCGGCGAAGTAGCGCCGCGCCACCTCCGAGGACTCCGCGCTCACGTCCATGGCCACGACCTTCCCGCCGGGCGCCAGGGCGCGCGCCACGCAGATGGCGCTGTAACCCGTGAAGGTGCCGACCTCCAGCGCCTTGCGCGCCCCCATGAGGCGTGCGAGCAAGGCCATGAACTGCCCCTGCTCGGGCGAGATCTGCATCCGGGCGTACGGATGAAGGGAAGTTTCGTCCCGCAGGCGCGCCAGGACCTCCGGCTCGCGCAGCGAGTGATCCAGCAGATACTGCCTCAGGCGCGCGTCCAGGTTCAGCGTAGCGGTGGACATCGCCTCATGATACCGGGAAACTGTTAGGCATCATCTCATGTCCGGACTGTCGCGCCTGGCTCTCGACGCTCTCCAAGGAGACGCGGTGGCGGTCGCGCGCAACCTTCTGGGGGCGCGCCTGGTGCGCGTGATCGGCGAGGAGCGGCGCAGCGGCCGCATCGTCGAGACCGAGGCCTACCGGCCCGGGGATCCGGCCTCCCACGCATTCCGGGGCGAAACGTCGCGCAATCGCAGCATGTTCGGCCGACCGGGATTGGCGTACGTCTACTTCACCTACGGCTCGTGCCACTGCGTCAACGTGGTCTGCGAGCCCGAGGGCGTCGGCGCCGCCGTGCTGATTCGCGCCCTGGCCCCCGAGGAAGGGGCCGCGGGGATGGCGCGCGCGCGGGGCAGGGAGAGCGATCTGGCCAGCGGGCCGGGCCGGCTGTGCCAGGCCCTGGAAATCGATCGCCGCCTGGACGGCGTCGATCTCCTGGCGAGCGACGTGCTGTACCTCGCGGCCGGCGATCCGGTGCGCGATTCGCAGGTCGCGAGCACGCCCCGGATCGGCATCTCCCGGGCGCGGGATCTGCCCTGGCGCTTCGCCGTGGCCGGCGATCCCCACCTGTCCCGGCGGGCCCGCAGCCATGCCACTGCTTGACGCCGAGCGCCTGCTCCAGGCGCTCAAGGTCGAGGCGCAGCACGACTACTGCGACCTGCAGGGCCGCACGGCGCGGTTCTCGGACTTCGTCCAGGAGCAGCTGGCCGATCTGATCCCCAAGGCGCCCCCCGGCGAGGGGCGGGCCCGGTTCGAGCGGCTCAAGCGCGAGTTCGCGGACTATCGCACCCTGGACATGTTCGACCGGGCGGACCTCATAAGCCGCCTGCGCGGCGCGATTCCGCTACTGGCGGCCACGCCGGTCCTGACGGCGTCTCTCCCGGGCGATGCCGCGATCGCCGTCCAGTCCGGCGCGGACGGTGCGCGCACCGGCCAGGAAGCGGCCGCCGGCAACGGCCAGCAGAAGCGAAGCGACGCCCCCCCGCGCGGCAGCGGCCCCCTCGCCGCGCCGGTCACGACCATCAAGGGAGTCGGCTCCTACTTGACCGGTGCCCTCGAGCGGCTAGGTCTGGAGGCCGTCGCCGATGTGCTCGCCCACTACCCGCGTTCCCACCTGGACTACGCCACGCGGACCCGCATCCGCGACCTCCAGGAAGGCCAGCCCGTGACGATCTGGGGCACTATTCGCCGCGCCGAGGCGTTCACCCCGCCCCGGCGGCCGACCTTGAGCATCAATTCGGTCACGATTGCAGATGGCACCGGCATCACGACGGCCCGCTGGTTCATGGCCGGCTCGTCGCGCGGCCAGCAGGAAGCTTGGAAGCGGCGCTACCCACCCGGCCACCAGATCCTGCTCTCGGGCGTCCCCAAGCGGGACGGGCGCTCCGGCCGCCTGGTCTTCGAACGCCCGGAGGCGGAAGTCATCGGCCCGGGCGAGGACGAGGACGGCGCCGAGAGCCTGCATGTCGGCCGCGTGGTCCCGGTGTACCGGCTCACCGAGGGATTGAGCCAGAAGGCGTTGCGGCGCGTGATCCACCAGGCAGTCGACCAGGCGGCGCCGTACCTCGCCGATCCGCTTCCCGAGGCCATCCGCCGGCGCTGCGACCTGGTGGACATGCCCACCGCCGTGCGGGACATCCACTTCCCGGAGTCGCTGGGCTCCCGAGATGCCGCCCGCCGCCGCCTGGTCTTCGACGAGTTGTTCTGGCTGCAACTGGGCCTCGCGTTCAAGCGGGCGCAGATCCAGGGCGAGAGCGAGGGACTCGTCCTGTCCGCCAGGCCCGACGGCCTGGTGGCGCAGTTCGTGACGCACCTGCCCTTCGAGCTCACGGGCGCCCAGAAGCGCGTGTACGCGGAGATCGCGGGGGACCTGGCTCGCCCCCAGGCGATGAACCGCCTGGTGCAGGGAGACGTGGGTTCGGGCAAGACCGTGGTGGCCCTCATGGCCTTGCTCTCGGCCGTCGAGAACGGCTACCAGGGCGCCCTGATGGCCCCCACGGAGATCCTCGCCGAGCAGCACTACCAGACCTTCAAGAAGCTGCTTGCCCCGCTCAAGATCGAGGTCGCCCTGCTGCTCGGCAAGCAGACCAAGAAACATCGCGGGGTATACCTGGACGCGCTGGCGACGGGCTTCTGCAAGCTAGCGGTGGGCACCCACGCGCTCATCCAGGAGGGCGTGCGGTTCCAGAACCTGGGCCTCGTGATCGTCGACGAGCAGCACCGCTTCGGCGTCCGGCAGCGCAAGCTGCTCAGGGACAAGGGCCCGCAGGTCGAGGTCCTCACGATGACGGCGACGCCCATCCCCCGCACGCTGGCCATGGCGCTCTACGGTGATCTCGACGTGTCGGCCATCGACGAGATGCCGCCCGGCTGCGAGCCGGTCACTACGCGGTGGCTAAAGGGCAAGGCCGGCCGCAAGCAGACCTTCGACCTGGTCAAGCGCGAGGTCAAGGCCGGCCGCCAGGCCTACGTCGTCTTCCCCCTGGTCGAGGAGTCCGAGAAGCTGGACCTCAAGAGCGCCACGCAGGAGTACGAGCGCCTCGGCGCGGGCGAGCTCAAGGAATTGCGCCTCGGACTGCTCCACGGACAGATGCCACCCGACGAGAAAGAGGCGGTGGTCGCGGCGTTCCGGGCCGGAGAGATCGACGCCCTGGTGGCCACGACGGTGGTCGAGGTGGGAGTCGACGTCCCCAACGCCACGGTGATGGTGGTCGAGAACGCCGAACGGTTCGGCCTCTCGCAGCTTCACCAGTTGCGGGGACGCGTGGGCCGGGGCGGGGGCGAGAGCTTCTGCATCCTCCTGACCGACGCCGACACGCAGGGCGCGCGCGAACGCCTGGAAGTGATGGTCGCCACGCACGACGGCTTCGTGATCGCGCAGAAGGATCTGCAACTGCGGGGGCCCGGAGAGTTCATCGGCACCCGCCAGAGCGGCGTGCCCGACCTGTTGCTGGCGGATCTGCGCACCGACGAGGACTTGCTCGCGCAGGCGCGCGAGTGCGCTTTCGAGGTGGTCGCGGAGGATCCCACGCTGGCCCGGCACCCCGAACTCGCCGAGGGTATGCGCGGCGCTTACCGCCAGAACCTGTCGTTCCTCGGCATCGGGTGATCCGCGTCGTCGGGGGCACGCACAAGGGCCGGCGCCTCGCGACGGTCCCCGGCCGGGGCACGCGGCCGTCGAGTTCGCTGGTGCGCAAGGCCCTCTTCGACATCGCTCGCGAGCATGTCGGGGGCCGCGTGCTGGATCTGTTTTCCGGCACGGGCGCGATCGCGCTGGAAGCCCTGTCCCGCGGCGCGCCGGCCGCCGTGGCCATCGAGGCGGCCCGGCCGGCCGCGGCGACCATCGCGCGCAACGCCGAGGCGCTGGGAGAGGCAAGCCGGCTGACCGTGGTGCAAGGCGACGTGCTTGCCGAACTGGCCCGGCCCGCTCCCGGATGGGCGGGCGATGGTCCCTTCTCACTGATTTACGCCGATCCCCCTTATATGTTCGAGGAGTGGGAGCCCTTGATCGCCCTGGCGACCCGGTACCTGGAGCCGGGAGGGATGCTGGCCGTCGAGCACGGAGGCGGCTCTGCCCTGGCGGGCCGAGGGCGTGATTACAAGTACGGCGGGAGTGTGATTTCCGTCATACCGCATGGAAGCACGGGTTAGGCGGTAAGAAAGAGGGGTAGAGAATCCTTGTAATTCCCGGGTTTGAGACCAAGATCGTGAAGTTGCGGAAGCTGGCTGGCCTGGTGGCCCTGTTATGGGTCGCGGGCTGCAGCTTGCCGGGCGAGGCGCCGCCGGTGTCCGCCGGGTTGCCGGGAAGCACGAGCTCCGAGACGCTCGCCGCCCCGCGCATGGTCGGCGTCGACGTGACCGCGCAGGTGACCTCTCCGGCGGCGACGAGCGCCTATCGCACGCAGTACGCCTACAGCGAGGTCGCCAAGGTGGCGATCGGCCTGTACGAGCGCTCCACCGACGCT
The sequence above is a segment of the Candidatus Tanganyikabacteria bacterium genome. Coding sequences within it:
- a CDS encoding DNA-3-methyladenine glycosylase encodes the protein MSGLSRLALDALQGDAVAVARNLLGARLVRVIGEERRSGRIVETEAYRPGDPASHAFRGETSRNRSMFGRPGLAYVYFTYGSCHCVNVVCEPEGVGAAVLIRALAPEEGAAGMARARGRESDLASGPGRLCQALEIDRRLDGVDLLASDVLYLAAGDPVRDSQVASTPRIGISRARDLPWRFAVAGDPHLSRRARSHATA
- the recG gene encoding ATP-dependent DNA helicase RecG; amino-acid sequence: MPLLDAERLLQALKVEAQHDYCDLQGRTARFSDFVQEQLADLIPKAPPGEGRARFERLKREFADYRTLDMFDRADLISRLRGAIPLLAATPVLTASLPGDAAIAVQSGADGARTGQEAAAGNGQQKRSDAPPRGSGPLAAPVTTIKGVGSYLTGALERLGLEAVADVLAHYPRSHLDYATRTRIRDLQEGQPVTIWGTIRRAEAFTPPRRPTLSINSVTIADGTGITTARWFMAGSSRGQQEAWKRRYPPGHQILLSGVPKRDGRSGRLVFERPEAEVIGPGEDEDGAESLHVGRVVPVYRLTEGLSQKALRRVIHQAVDQAAPYLADPLPEAIRRRCDLVDMPTAVRDIHFPESLGSRDAARRRLVFDELFWLQLGLAFKRAQIQGESEGLVLSARPDGLVAQFVTHLPFELTGAQKRVYAEIAGDLARPQAMNRLVQGDVGSGKTVVALMALLSAVENGYQGALMAPTEILAEQHYQTFKKLLAPLKIEVALLLGKQTKKHRGVYLDALATGFCKLAVGTHALIQEGVRFQNLGLVIVDEQHRFGVRQRKLLRDKGPQVEVLTMTATPIPRTLAMALYGDLDVSAIDEMPPGCEPVTTRWLKGKAGRKQTFDLVKREVKAGRQAYVVFPLVEESEKLDLKSATQEYERLGAGELKELRLGLLHGQMPPDEKEAVVAAFRAGEIDALVATTVVEVGVDVPNATVMVVENAERFGLSQLHQLRGRVGRGGGESFCILLTDADTQGARERLEVMVATHDGFVIAQKDLQLRGPGEFIGTRQSGVPDLLLADLRTDEDLLAQARECAFEVVAEDPTLARHPELAEGMRGAYRQNLSFLGIG
- a CDS encoding ABC transporter ATP-binding protein; amino-acid sequence: MTNAVIRARGLCKRYGSLEAVKCIDFEVPGGRCFGFLGPNGAGKTSTMRMVTVQIPPTAGELEVLGLDACREARRIKARIGVVPQDNNLDPDFTAFENLVVYAGYFSLRGAMARERARALLEQFQLEDKAGTRVTELSGGMRRRLVIARALINQPELLILDEPTTGLDPQARHLLWQKLRQLRDQGVTMVLSTHYMDEAAQLCDDLVVMDQGAIIARGAPRDLVSRHVSPTVLELRVNAEDPAPWLEGARARVERLERVGDMIYLYSRDGEELLHDMRPHALSALLRPASLEDVFLILTGRNLNAYQ
- a CDS encoding aminotransferase class I/II-fold pyridoxal phosphate-dependent enzyme; the protein is MIRLSRRLADLPPYLFAGLNRRAAEARRSGADVINLAAGDPDLPPLPHVVAALREAVGDPAQHRYPPYEGTDALLAAGARYYRRRFGVGVDPEREAVVLIGAKEGLAHAAHALLDPGDLALVPDPAYPVYASQVRLCGAQVRSVPLAREDGWMVDFSRVDPTGASVLFLNYPTNPTGATCPPEHLAEAVAFCRDHGLVLVHDLAYAEITFDGHVAPSVLQVPGASEVAIEINSLSKTYRMPGMRVGFAVGNPEVVGAIRTLKSHSDTGQFRAVQAAAVAALDGPQDHLDEDRSVYQRRRDRIVAGLKAAGLDPDVPGGALYVWARVPPGHHAVSYAELALDRAGVLLTPGIGYGRRGWDFVRVALTCDDARLEEALGRLAGLAP
- a CDS encoding pyridoxal phosphate-dependent aminotransferase codes for the protein MNPRLEAIPGSLIRELNARKRPEHVDLGLGEPLLLPDASLLAEAAAWAAESGCRYGPNAGLPEPRAAVASYLGDVAPDRVILTNGSQEAIFLAIKTVCDPARHEVLVVEPAYPLYRKIAQLEGIACRSVACEAASDFAFDPAAILAEVTPATRLIVVCSPCNPTGRIAGAAILGALAAGLERLSDPPYVLMDEAYRELYYTPEAPPRMQAFYSRTLVAGSLSKSNALTGLRLGWLLAPEDFAPLATKVHQFLLTSANVVGQRVAQLLLERALLGAHRPHYARQRAAFEEALRAHGLAFVPPEGAFYALVRLPPRLAGDSIAAARALVDEGGVVAIPGRAFGACAEGFLRCSFVAAPPALAAGAKRIAGFVA
- a CDS encoding RsmD family RNA methyltransferase, producing MIRVVGGTHKGRRLATVPGRGTRPSSSLVRKALFDIAREHVGGRVLDLFSGTGAIALEALSRGAPAAVAIEAARPAAATIARNAEALGEASRLTVVQGDVLAELARPAPGWAGDGPFSLIYADPPYMFEEWEPLIALATRYLEPGGMLAVEHGGGSALAGRGRDYKYGGSVISVIPHGSTG
- a CDS encoding class I SAM-dependent methyltransferase, with the translated sequence MSTATLNLDARLRQYLLDHSLREPEVLARLRDETSLHPYARMQISPEQGQFMALLARLMGARKALEVGTFTGYSAICVARALAPGGKVVAMDVSAESSEVARRYFAEAGVADRVDLRVAPALETLDALLAAGEAGTFDMAFIDADKERYLAYYERALQLLRPGGLILVDNTLWSGAVADPSDTDESTAAIREFNSFVHADERVDVSLLPVGDGLTLALKR